Proteins from a single region of Carassius gibelio isolate Cgi1373 ecotype wild population from Czech Republic chromosome A5, carGib1.2-hapl.c, whole genome shotgun sequence:
- the mn1b gene encoding transcriptional activator MN1 yields the protein MFGLEQFSPQINNRNFGLTEKNFNRPKVSMNSHYKSPGFHAGGPQGTVETGMGPLNEPPVIEMNINMNRDEQYGGFQRGNSELHAGNLQQQQASVHGFFNPQQPHSHPQCPQTHSHQNHQHFGGNFGSEPGSSCLHSGRMMGYNSSMGLQQRFTEGFDPLSEGQSADGFSQQQQQQQRTGSMPEFQHHGPPSGNHPVPAPCLPLDQSPNRAASFHGLSSSSSSSESHNLESRRMPPPGGVEGLDYNYSNEPSSGHFEVSVYSPSESDSQLSHFRPGRQVPGSSFPGNPGLSRAPGMQGISKDHPHAPPQQQQPSAQHSVFFERFGGGRKIPVGIEPGARHPLMQQQQPSLIGRQNTCPPSLTQPPQSEPGSANAGMHEGGVMMPGQHTQFEYPIHRPENRRMHSYGDPMFNMQQQQPPPPPQPSNQRLQHFESPYVNMAKRPRFDFPNATHGEESCGSWNSGMHNPPGMENHLSPAAYSGLPGEFNPPVTDGFTSGPSLQLTGPEQQSMQQQQNAAMMIKQMASRSQQQRIRQPSLQQLGHHGDVPQGPLGHGGPVGGMPQSNFERENGGRMVNFDGRNPHMTLESGWFPGTHPPGEVLGHRMGAGGEVGAHEMQQNGPGVMFRAGVNGMGMQEPMRIPGEGHVQPLLSPNIHSQFSSGMGNLSQMQSPSTGVGLPNTPSERRPTDFSGPPMSGPSSFPYGGSNRQGASISNSQGVSTSPGSFTSQSDFPTSQRSSVSKLGGLSLGNFSKTSGKDTAFGQSCLAALSTACQNMIASLAAPNLNVTFNKKTQGEGKRKLSQTEQDLNNSVVNGTGNAGTEYFSSITAPQSGQMPPSGNSNTKPPGQNQTVQGEASTLSPNYSMDTTPCNEGKAATGSGRGRGRRKRDSGHVSPGIFFPSDNSNPVVSPGQQVTSAASVGGRSTGTPKEKPHTSPSWGKGGDLLLGDQADLISSLDSAIQSISKSEVCSPRMDFTDDVSTHYSNEDEVSSSSDAPTSVKAGRSPLLGSPNLQRDNGLLGGQKGQGMGLSNHTTSTLDGFGGVGHPGTPGMEQVRTPSSTSGPDEIHPLEILQAQIQLQRQQFSISEEQPLGVKNNKISSDCNGQNGDGELANCSPDAGKGSVDTIDLDTLMAEQHATWYVPSDKSLLEDSEEEKSVWEKNKFQGAVKEEADVSASKSTGGPGSSGSSGGVGSHLQRLSVHCTEELEESKGSAPSWRSLHSDISNRFGTFVAALT from the coding sequence ATGTTTGGGCTGGAACAGTTTAGTCCACAAATTAATAACAGAAATTTTGGCCTCACTGAGAAAAATTTTAACCGGCCAAAAGTGAGCATGAACTCCCATTACAAGAGCCCAGGTTTTCATGCTGGAGGCCCACAAGGGACAGTCGAGACTGGCATGGGCCCACTAAATGAGCCTCCAGTGATTGAGATGAACATTAACATGAACAGAGATGAACAGTATGGTGGATTTCAGAGAGGAAATTCTGAATTGCATGCAGGGAATCTCCAACAACAACAGGCCTCAGTGCATGGATTTTTTAACCCTCAACAACCTCACAGTCATCCTCAATGCCCTCAAACACATTCACACCAAAACCATCAACACTTTGGGGGAAACTTTGGATCTGAACCTGGGTCCTCCTGTTTGCACAGCGGAAGGATGATGGGTTATAACAGCAGTATGGGGCTCCAGCAAAGATTCACAGAGGGTTTTGACCCACTCTCTGAGGGTCAGTCAGCAGATGGCTTctctcagcagcagcagcagcagcaaaggACAGGCTCCATGCCTgagtttcagcaccatggacccCCCAGTGGAAATCACCCTGTCCCTGCCCCATGCCTCCCCTTGGACCAGTCACCTAATCGTGCTGCCTCATTTCATGGGCTGTCTTCTTCATCCTCTTCGTCAGAAAGTCACAATCTGGAGTCCAGACGAATGCCCCCACCCGGTGGTGTTGAAGGACTGGACTACAACTATTCTAATGAGCCCTCATCTGGGCATTTTGAAGTGTCTGTGTACTCCCCCTCTGAGTCTGATTCTCAGCTTTCTCATTTCAGGCCTGGCCGTCAGGTGCCAGGGTCCAGTTTTCCTGGAAACCCAGGGTTGTCTCGAGCTCCTGGAATGCAAGGCATCTCTAAAGATCATCCCCATGCCCCACCTCAACAGCAGCAGCCCTCAGCCCAGCACAGTGTGTTCTTTGAACGTTTTGGGGGTGGACGCAAAATACCAGTGGGGATAGAGCCTGGTGCCAGGCATCCTctcatgcagcagcagcagccaagCTTGATTGGCCGACAGAACACTTGCCCACCATCTCTCACACAGCCCCCACAATCAGAGCCGGGTTCTGCAAATGCTGGTATGCATGAGGGTGGCGTCATGATGCCTGGCCAGCATACACAGTTTGAATACCCTATTCACAGACCGGAGAACAGACGGATGCATAGCTATGGTGACCCCATGTTcaacatgcagcagcagcagccaccCCCTCCTCCACAGCCTTCTAATCAGAGACTGCAACACTTTGAGTCTCCTTATGTAAATATGGCTAAGAGGCCCAGGTTTGATTTTCCCAATGCCACTCATGGCGAGGAGAGTTGCGGAAGTTGGAACAGTGGAATGCATAACCCACCTGGCATGGAGAATCATCTCTCTCCTGCAGCCTATTCTGGCCTGCCTGGTGAGTTCAACCCCCCTGTGACAGATGGCTTTACATCAGGCCCATCGCTGCAGCTTACAGGGCCTGAGCAGCAGTCAATGCAGCAGCAACAAAATGCAGCAATGATGATCAAGCAAATGGCCTCTCGAAGTCAGCAGCAGAGGATTAGACAGCCTAGTCTGCAGCAGCTGGGTCATCATGGTGATGTTCCTCAAGGGCCCCTGGGCCATGGGGGCCCAGTGGGAGGCATGCCTCAGTCGAATTTCGAGAGAGAAAATGGTGGGAGGATGGTGAACTTTGATGGACGGAATCCACACATGACTCTGGAGAGTGGGTGGTTTCCTGGGACACATCCACCTGGCGAAGTGCTGGGCCATCGCATGGGTGCAGGTGGAGAGGTTGGAGCCCATGAAATGCAGCAAAATGGCCCTGGTGTGATGTTCAGGGCTGGTGTGAATGGAATGGGCATGCAGGAGCCAATGAGGATACCAGGGGAGGGCCACGTGCAGCCCTTACTTTCACCTAACATCCACTCACAATTCAGCAGTGGCATGGGGAACCTGTCACAGATGCAGTCTCCCAGTACAGGTGTAGGATTGCCCAACACACCATCAGAAAGGCGTCCCACTGACTTTTCAGGACCACCCATGAGTGGGCCATCCTCTTTTCCCTACGGGGGCTCTAATCGACAGGGAGCCTCTATCAGTAACTCTCAAGGGGTGAGCACCTCACCAGGGAGTTTTACATCCCAATCAGACTTTCCCACTAGCCAGCGTTCCTCTGTCAGCAAACTTGGGGGACTCTCCTTGGGGAATTTTAGCAAAACGAGTGGCAAGGACACTGCTTTTGGACAGAGCTGCCTGGCAGCCCTCTCTACTGCCTGTCAGAACATGATTGCCAGCCTGGCGGCCCCTAACCTCAATGTGACATTCAATAAAAAGACTCAGGGAGAGGGGAAACGAAAGCTGAGTCAGACAGAACAGGACCTGAATAACAGTGTGGTTAATGGCACGGGGAATGCTGGGACTGAATATTTCTCGAGCATTACTGCCCCCCAAAGTGGGCAAATGCCTCCTTCTGGAAATAGCAACACTAAGCCACCAGGTCAAAATCAGACAGTGCAGGGGGAAGCCAGCACCCTCTCCCCAAATTACAGCATGGACACTACCCCTTGTAATGAGGGGAAGGCAGCAACAGGGagtgggagagggagagggaggagaAAAAGAGACAGTGGCCATGTGAGTCCTGGGATATTTTTCCCCTCCGACAACAGTAACCCTGTTGTAAGTCCTGGCCAGCAGGTGACCTCAGCAGCCAGTGTGGGGGGGAGGAGTACAGGCACACCTAAAGAGAAGCCCCACACCTCTCCCTCATGGGGGAAAGGGGGTGACCTGCTGCTGGGAGATCAGGCTGACCTTATCTCATCTCTGGACAGCGCCATCCAGAGCATATCAAAATCTGAAGTCTGTTCACCTCGCATGGATTTTACAGATGATGTGAGCACACATTATAGCAATGAGGATGAGGTTTCATCGAGCTCGGATGCTCCAACCTCTGTGAAGGCTGGCCGCAGCCCTTTGTTAGGCTCGCCCAACTTGCAGAGAGACAATGGACTATTAGGAGGGCAGAAAGGGCAAGGCATGGGCCTCTCCAACCACACTACCTCAACACTGGATGGCTTTGGAGGAGTGGGCCATCCGGGCACGCCGGGCATGGAGCAGGTCCGAACACCCTCTAGCACCTCTGGCCCTGATGAAATCCACCCGCTAGAAATATTGCAGGCTCAGATTCAGCTTCAACGGCAGCAGTTCAGCATTTCAGAGGAACAGCCTTTAggtgtaaaaaataacaaaataagtaGTGACTGCAATGGTCAAAATGGAGATGGAGAGCTTGCTAACTGCAGCCCGGATGCCGGGAAGGGCTCTGTGGACACTATTGATCTGGACACACTCATGGCTGAGCAGCATGCCACCTGGTATGTGCCCAGTGATAAGTCTCTGCTTGAAGATTCAGAGGAGGAGAAGTCtgtgtgggaaaaaa